Proteins from one Setaria italica strain Yugu1 chromosome V, Setaria_italica_v2.0, whole genome shotgun sequence genomic window:
- the LOC101782571 gene encoding uncharacterized protein LOC101782571, translating into MAVSSGMAAFSVRPPAPAHAARPCAAAATAAAGGARMRAGGDGGGAKWWAPLLGWSGQPDYIDAQPGAAAAAEEAQHQLQQQTRAGAAARRFGVLTEDKARQLRMRMMETESFHDAMYHSAIASRLASAAPDKH; encoded by the coding sequence ATGGCAGTGTCGTCAGGGATGGCCGCCTTCTCCgtccgcccgccggcgccggcgcacgcGGCCCggccgtgcgcggcggcggccacggcggcggccggcggtgccaggatgcgcgccggcggcgacggcgggggcgcCAAGTGGTGGGCGCCGCTGCTGGGGTGGTCCGGCCAGCCGGACTACATCGACGCGCagccgggcgcggcggcggcggcggaggaggcgcagcaccagctgcagcagcagacccgcgccggcgccgcggcgcggaggTTCGGCGTGCTGACGGAGGACAAGGCGCGGCAGCTGCGGATGCGGATGATGGAGACGGAGAGCTTCCACGACGCCATGTACCACTCCGCCATCGCAtcccgcctcgcctccgccgcgcccgacAAGCACTAG
- the LOC101782982 gene encoding boron transporter 4 yields the protein MDLLRNPFKGVIADIKGRAAWYRHDWVAGLRSGFRILAPTMYIFFASALPVIAFGEQLSTATNGILTTVETLASTAICGIIHSILGGQPLLIVGVAEPTIIMYTYLYNFAKKQQGLGEQLYLAWAGWVCIWTAIMLFLLAMFNASNVISRFTRVAGELFGMLITVLFLQEAIKGIINEFSVPEDADSSSPIYQFQWLYVNGLLGVIFSIGLLFTALRTRRARSWLYGVGWLRSFIADYGVPLMVIVWTALSYTLPSKVPSGVPRRLFSPLPWESSSLGHWTIVKDLFSVPPAYIFAAILPALMVAGLYFFDHSVASQLAQQNEYNLKKPSAYHYDILVLGIMVLLCGLIGIPPSNGVLPQSPMHTRSLAILKRQLLSKKMVDTAKESIGKSATSLEIYGKMQEVFIEMDSEQNTDSVDKELKNFKDAVLQEGDEEGKLAGEFDPRKHIEAHLPVRVNEQRLSNLLQSILVGGCVGAMPVIRMIPTSVLWGYFAYMAIDSLPGNQFWERMQLLFIAESRHYKVLEGPHASFVESVPPRTITIFTVFQLVYLLICFGITWIPIAGILFPVPFFLMILIRQYLLPKFFDPIVLRELDAAEYEELDGVPHEHTLEDEVSEAGSCISRRDAEILDELTTNRGELKHRTSSLREERSVQVPSNAVQPRL from the exons ATGGATCTACTAAGGAATCCCTTCAAGGGAGTCATCGCTGATATCAAAGGAAGGGCAGCTTGGTACAGGCATGATTGGGTTGCAGGACTCCGTTCTGGATTTAG GATATTGGCGCCTACCATGTATATCTTCTTTGCCTCTGCACTTCCTGTCATTGCCTTCGGAGAACAACTGAGCACGGCAACAA ATGGTATACTCACAACAGTAGAAACATTGGCATCTACGGCGATATGTGGCATCATACATTCAATTCTTGGAGGGCAGCCTTTGTTGATTGTTGGAGTTGCCGAACCAACTATTATCATGTACACTTATCTCTACAACTTTGCCAAGAAGCAGCAAGGCCTGGGAGAGCAGCTATATTTGGCGTGGGCTGGATG GGTCTGCATCTGGACTGCCATCATGTTGTTTCTTTTAGCAATGTTCAATGCTTCCAACGTTATTAGCAGATTTACAAGGGTTGCAGGAGAACTTTTTGGGATGTTAATCACTGTTTTGTTTTTGCAAGAAGCAATCAAG GGGATCATAAATGAATTTAGTGTGCCTGAAGATGCAGATAGCAGCTCGCCAATATACCAATTCCAGTGGCTGTATGTCAATGGCCTACTTGGTGTCATATTTTCCATTGGTTTGCTGTTCACTGCATTGAGAACCAGGCGAGCAAGGTCATGGCTTTATGGAGTAG GGTGGCTTAGAAGCTTCATAGCTGACTACGGTGTCCCACTTATGGTAATTGTGTGGACAGCATTGTCATATACCCTCCCAAGCAAGGTGCCATCAGGAGTCCCCAGGAGGCTTTTCTCTCCACTTCCCTGGGAGTCAAGTTCGCTGGGACACTGGACCATAGTGAAG GATTTGTTTTCTGTCCCTCCGGCATATATATTTGCAGCCATTCTGCCTGCTCTGATGGTTGCAGGACTTTACTTCTTTGATCATAGCGTAGCTTCACAGTTGGCGCAGCAAAATGAGTATAATTTGAAGAAACCTTCTGCCTACCATTATGACATTTTGGTCCTTGGAATCATG GTCCTGCTCTGCGGTTTGATTGGCATCCCTCCATCAAATGGAGTCCTTCCTCAGTCTCCCATGCACACGAGGAGTCTTGCTATCCTTAAGAGACAG TTGCTAAGCAAAAAGATGGTCGATACTGCCAAGGAGAGCATAGGGAAAAGTGCTACTAGTTTGGAAATATATGGCAAGATGCAAGAAGTTTTCATCGAAATGGATAGCGAACAGAAT ACTGATTCTGTTGACAAGGAGTTGAAGAACTTTAAGGATGCTGTTCTTCAAGAAGGTGATGAAGAGGGGAAATTGGCTGGAGAATTTGACCCTCGGAAACATATAGAAGCCCACTTGCCTGTTCGAGTGAATGAACAGAGACTGAGTAATCTGCTGCAATCCATATTGGTTGGTGGTTGTGTTGGAGCTATGCCAGTCATCAGGATGATACCAACATCGGTTCTCTGGGGTTACTTTGCCTACATGGCCATTGACAGTCTACCAGGGAATCAGTTCTGGGAGAGGATGCAACTTTTGTTCATTGCAGAAAGCCGACACTACAA GGTTCTTGAAGGTCCTCATGCATCTTTTGTGGAGTCGGTGCCTCCCAGAACAATAACCATCTTCACAGTATTTCAGTTGGTTTACCTCCTGATATGCTTCGGCATAACATGGATACCGATAGCGGGTATCCTGTTCCCAGTGCCTTTCTTCCTTATGATACTCATCAGGCAGTATCTCCTGCCAAAGTTTTTTGATCCAATCGTATTGAGGGAACTGGACGCAGCTGAGTATGAAGAACTTGATGGCGTCCCCCACGAACACACTCTG GAGGATGAAGTATCCGAGGCAGGAAGCTGCATTAGCCGTCGAGATGCTGAGATATTGGATGAGCTCACAACCAACCGCGGAGAGCTAAAGCACAGAACTTCAAGCCTGCGCGAAGAAAGATCGGTTCAG GTTCCGTCAAATGCCGTTCAGCCAAGACTCTGA
- the LOC101784599 gene encoding UDP-glycosyltransferase 73C5, translating into MSGLHFLLVPLVAQGHIIPAVDLARLLAVRGARVTVVTTPVNAARNRAAVEGARRAGLDVELAEIAFPGPGLGLPEGLENMDMLVEREHYMAFFRAVWRMDAPLEEYLRSLPRRPDCLVADSCNPWTAGVCARHGIPRLVLHCPSAYFLLATHNLSKHGVYDRVAGELEAFEVPGFPVRAVGSKATFRGFFQWPGVEGFQRDVDEAEATADGLILNTFRDIEGTFVDAYAAVLGRRTWAVGPTCASGLLDADAKAGRGNRADADAGGIVPWLDARPPSSVLYVSFGSLARLPAKQLIELGRGLEASGRPFVWAIKEAKSDAGVQAWLAEGFEERVEDRGLLVRGWAPQLTILSHPAVGGFLTHCGWNATLEAIAHGVPALTWPNFADQFSSEQLLVDVLRVGVRSGVKVPAYLPEEAVGVQVTRAGVEKAVAELMDEGPEGAARRARAKEIAAKAKAAVQEGGSSYDDLIDMIHHVAELSRTKSYERDPSARPLASAPELGSKSKNSEEMEAFFSVPS; encoded by the coding sequence atGTCGGGGCTCCACTTCCTGCTCGTGCCGCTGGTGGCGCAGGGCCACATCATCCCGGCGGTGGACCTGGcgcgcctcctcgccgtccgcggcgcgcgcgtcaCGGTGGTCACGACCCCCGTCAACGCCGCGCGCAACCGGGCCGCGGTCGAGGGCGCCAGGCGCGCGGGGCTCGACGTCGAGCTCGCCGAGATCGCGTTCCCGGGcccggggctcgggctgccgGAGGGGTTGGAGAACATGGACATGCTGGTGGAGAGAGAGCACTACATGGCCTTCTTCCGGGCCGTCTGGAGGATGGACGCGCCGCTGGAGGAGTACCTGCGGTCGCTGCCCCGCCGCCCGGACTGCCTCGTCGCCGACTCGTGCAACCCGTGGACGGCCGGGGTGTGCGCCCGCCACGGCATCCCGCGCCTGGTTCTGCACTGCCCGTCCGCCTACTTCCTCCTCGCCACGCACAACCTGTCCAAGCACGGCGTGTACGACCGCGTCGCCGGGGAGCTGGAGGCGTTCGAGGTGCCGGGCTTCCCGGTGCGCGCCGTCGGGAGCAAGGCCACGTTCCGGGGCTTCTTCCAGTGGCCCGGCGTGGAGGGCTTCCAGCGGGACGTGGACGAGGCCGAGGCCACCGCCGACGGCCTTATCCTCAACACGTTCCGCGACATCGAGGGCACCTTCGTCGACGCCTACGCGGCGGTGCTCGGCCGGAGGACGTGGGCCGTGGGGCCCACGTGCGCCTCCGGCTTGTTGGACGCGGACGCCAAGGCCGGCCGGGGAAACCGCGCGGACGCGGACGCCGGCGGCATCGTCCCGTGGCTCGAcgcccggccgccgtcgtccgtaCTGTACGTCAGCTTCGGCAGTCTCGCGCGCCTGCCGGCGAAGCAGCTCATCGAGCTCGGCCGCGGCCTCGAGGCGTCGGGGCGGCCGTTCGTCTGGGCCATCAAGGAGGCCAAGTCCGACGCCGGCGTGCAGGCGTGGCTCGCCGAGGGGTTCGAGGAGCGCGTCGAGGACAGGGGCCTCCTCGTCCGGGGCTGGGCGCCGCAGTTGACCATCCtctcgcacccggcggtgggCGGGTTcctgacgcactgcgggtggaacgCGACGCTGGAGGCCATCGCCCACGGCGTGCCAGCGCTGACGTGGCCCAACTTCGCCGACCAGTTCTCCAGCGAGCAGCTGCTCGTGGACGTCCTCCGCGTCGGCGTCAGGTCCGGCGTCAAGGTGCCCGCTTACCTACcggaggaggccgtgggggtGCAGGTAACGAGAGCCGGCGTGGAGAAAGCTGTGGCCGAGCTGATGGACGAAGGCCCCGAGGGGGCCGCGAGGAGGGCCAGGGCCAAGGAGATCGCCGCGAAGGCGAAGGCTGCCGTGCAAGAAGGCGGGTCGTCGTATGACGACCTCATCGACATGATCCACCACGTCGCGGAGCTCAGCAGGACGAAGAGCTACGAGAGGGACCCGAGCGCGAGGCCTCTGGCTTCTGCGCCGGAGCTTGGGAGCAAGAGCAAGAACAGCGAGGAGATGGAAGCCTTCTTTTCAGTGCCGTCCTAA